A part of Streptomyces sp. NBC_01451 genomic DNA contains:
- a CDS encoding FAD-binding dehydrogenase, which translates to MEHLTDPVSRRRALTLAGGAVAATALTQTGTVFAASAAATSADAIVVGHGLAGLVATVELAAAGRKVLLLDQEPESNLGGQAFWSFGGLFFVDSAEQRLMGVKDSKDLAWQDWQGAAGFDRDIDDPLGQDHWGYKWAQAYVDFASGEKRAWLADLGMQWFPMVGWAERGGGLADGHGNSVPRFHVTWGTGPAVVEPFEKKVRAAVANGLVTFKHRHRVDELIRTNGTVTGVRGAVLEASTAARGKASSRTVVGSFELSAEVVIVTSGGIGANHDLVRQNWPARLGTPPKSMITGVPAHVDGRMLGITEKAGGRIVNPDRMWHYTEGLKNYDPIWANHGIRILPGPSSMWFDATGKRFSAPDMPGYDTLHTLKSITDTGYDYSWFVTTQKILAKEFALSGSEQNPDLTNKDIWMLLSRIWQTPEPLERFKKYGEDFVVSTTLSELVRGMNKLTGTSLIDLATLQRQIEARDREIDNAYSKDAQVMGIRNALSYPGDVLSRTASAHKILDSSAGPLIAVRLNILTRKTLGGLQTDLSGRVLDATGTPVPGLYAAGEVAGFGGGGVHGYRSLEGTFLGGCLFSGRQAGKAAAAATA; encoded by the coding sequence ATGGAGCACTTGACTGACCCGGTCAGCCGCCGCCGGGCGCTGACGCTGGCCGGCGGCGCGGTCGCCGCGACCGCCCTCACCCAGACGGGCACGGTGTTCGCGGCATCGGCGGCGGCCACGTCGGCCGACGCGATCGTCGTGGGGCACGGGCTGGCCGGGCTGGTCGCCACGGTCGAACTCGCGGCTGCGGGCCGCAAGGTGCTGCTGCTCGACCAGGAGCCCGAGTCCAACCTCGGCGGTCAGGCCTTCTGGTCCTTCGGCGGGCTGTTCTTCGTCGACTCCGCCGAGCAGCGTCTGATGGGCGTCAAGGACTCGAAGGACCTGGCCTGGCAGGACTGGCAGGGCGCGGCCGGCTTCGACCGGGACATCGACGACCCGCTCGGCCAGGACCACTGGGGCTACAAGTGGGCCCAGGCGTATGTCGACTTCGCGTCCGGCGAGAAGCGGGCCTGGCTGGCCGACCTGGGCATGCAGTGGTTCCCGATGGTCGGCTGGGCGGAGCGCGGCGGCGGCCTCGCGGACGGCCACGGCAACTCCGTACCGCGCTTCCACGTCACCTGGGGCACGGGCCCCGCCGTGGTGGAACCGTTCGAGAAGAAGGTGCGGGCGGCGGTCGCGAACGGGCTCGTGACGTTCAAGCACCGCCATCGCGTGGACGAGCTGATCCGGACGAACGGCACCGTCACCGGCGTACGCGGCGCGGTCCTCGAAGCCAGCACCGCCGCGCGGGGCAAGGCAAGTTCGCGCACGGTGGTCGGAAGCTTCGAGCTGAGCGCCGAGGTGGTGATCGTGACGTCCGGCGGTATCGGCGCCAACCACGACCTCGTACGGCAGAACTGGCCGGCCCGGCTCGGCACCCCGCCCAAGTCGATGATCACGGGCGTGCCCGCGCACGTGGACGGGCGGATGCTCGGGATCACCGAGAAGGCGGGCGGCCGGATCGTCAACCCGGACCGGATGTGGCACTACACGGAGGGTCTGAAGAACTACGACCCGATCTGGGCCAACCACGGCATCCGCATTCTGCCCGGCCCGTCGTCGATGTGGTTCGACGCGACGGGCAAGAGGTTCTCCGCACCCGACATGCCGGGTTACGACACCCTCCACACCCTCAAGTCGATCACCGACACCGGCTACGACTACTCCTGGTTCGTGACGACCCAGAAGATCCTCGCGAAGGAGTTCGCGCTCTCCGGATCCGAACAGAACCCCGATCTCACCAACAAGGACATCTGGATGCTGCTCTCGCGCATCTGGCAGACCCCGGAGCCGCTGGAGCGGTTCAAGAAGTACGGCGAGGACTTCGTCGTGTCCACGACGCTCTCCGAGCTGGTCCGGGGCATGAACAAGCTGACCGGCACCAGCCTGATCGACCTGGCCACGCTCCAGCGCCAGATAGAGGCACGGGACCGCGAGATCGACAACGCGTACAGCAAGGACGCCCAGGTCATGGGCATCCGCAACGCCCTGTCCTACCCAGGGGACGTCCTCAGCCGTACGGCGTCGGCCCACAAGATCCTGGACTCCTCCGCCGGACCGCTGATCGCCGTCCGCCTCAACATCCTCACCCGCAAGACGCTCGGCGGCCTCCAGACCGACCTGTCGGGCCGCGTCCTCGACGCCACCGGCACCCCGGTTCCCGGTCTGTACGCGGCCGGTGAGGTCGCGGGCTTCGGGGGCGGCGGGGTCCACGGGTACCGGTCGCTGGAGGGCACGTTCCTCGGCGGGTGCCTGTTCTCGGGACGGCAGGCGGGCAAGGCGGCGGCTGCGGCCACCGCCTGA
- a CDS encoding PucR family transcriptional regulator — MTVLTDAGDFTERPDQPERPDQPDREAVADVLRAMAADADVQDELVHAARRHSPEVARLAEAETHWHVTAMINAAGAWLGDPGGPAPRAPGAPGAGDDGEQGVDAQDFAAALMLGADRAGQGVPMTAVLRGVQAAHTRAVEITVDRCRAAGVPDAALLTAVLRLKEYGDALQRNVVHGYRTAEWDTPRALGETRARLLHRLLVEGEPAPTAEELARAGLRHNAVRHLLVADPGGDPARTRRLAHRLAALRGCLFGMLDGRLVGLYPRLPAGETIGYGDVEGEEEEGAGAGNGGALVVVSPAVPLDDLRAAYGLCVRALDLDAGAAPGPYGRHGVYELTELAAEIALADQPLLGAWLSARLLANLDPRDDFHRQIAFTALTFLDHGRRLDRTAATLFTHPNTVRYRLARLQQLTGESLTDDLPGSASGPSGTLHWWWALRIWLGSGVDGRP, encoded by the coding sequence ATGACGGTCCTCACCGACGCCGGCGACTTCACGGAGCGGCCCGATCAGCCCGAACGGCCAGATCAGCCAGATCGTGAGGCCGTCGCCGACGTGCTGCGCGCCATGGCGGCCGACGCGGACGTCCAGGACGAACTCGTGCACGCGGCCCGCAGGCACTCTCCCGAGGTGGCCCGGCTCGCCGAGGCGGAAACCCACTGGCACGTCACCGCCATGATCAACGCGGCAGGCGCGTGGCTGGGAGACCCCGGCGGCCCCGCTCCCCGTGCGCCCGGTGCGCCCGGTGCCGGGGACGACGGCGAACAGGGCGTCGACGCCCAGGACTTCGCCGCCGCACTGATGCTCGGCGCCGACCGGGCCGGCCAGGGCGTGCCGATGACCGCCGTACTGCGCGGAGTCCAGGCCGCCCATACCCGCGCCGTCGAGATCACCGTCGACCGCTGCCGCGCGGCCGGGGTGCCCGACGCCGCGCTGCTCACCGCCGTGCTGCGGCTCAAGGAGTACGGCGACGCCCTGCAACGGAACGTCGTCCACGGGTACCGCACCGCCGAGTGGGACACCCCGCGCGCGCTGGGCGAGACCCGGGCGCGCCTGCTGCACCGGCTGCTCGTCGAGGGCGAACCGGCGCCCACCGCAGAGGAGTTGGCGCGTGCCGGACTGCGCCACAACGCCGTACGCCACCTCCTGGTCGCCGATCCGGGGGGTGACCCCGCCCGCACCCGGCGCCTGGCCCACCGCCTCGCCGCCCTGCGCGGCTGCCTCTTCGGCATGCTCGACGGACGGCTCGTGGGTCTGTACCCACGCCTGCCGGCGGGCGAGACGATCGGGTACGGGGATGTGGAGGGGGAAGAGGAGGAGGGCGCCGGCGCAGGGAACGGCGGTGCGCTCGTCGTGGTCTCACCGGCCGTGCCCCTGGACGACCTCCGGGCCGCGTACGGCCTCTGCGTCCGCGCCCTGGACCTCGACGCAGGCGCGGCACCGGGACCGTACGGCCGCCACGGCGTGTACGAACTCACCGAACTGGCCGCCGAGATCGCCCTCGCCGACCAGCCGCTCCTGGGTGCCTGGCTCAGCGCCCGGCTCCTGGCGAACCTCGACCCCCGGGACGATTTCCACCGTCAGATCGCGTTCACCGCACTGACGTTCCTCGACCACGGCCGCCGCCTGGACCGGACGGCGGCTACCCTGTTCACCCACCCCAACACCGTTCGCTACCGCCTCGCCCGCCTCCAGCAGCTCACCGGCGAGTCCCTGACGGACGATCTGCCGGGCAGCGCGTCCGGGCCGTCCGGCACCCTGCACTGGTGGTGGGCGCTGCGGATCTGGCTGGGGTCAGGCGTCGACGGAAGACCGTAG